In Nostoc sp. UHCC 0926, a single genomic region encodes these proteins:
- a CDS encoding scytonemin biosynthesis sensor histidine kinase, with translation MNSGEYTLARSNNQWALQPEVEMKFAHFLINQTVDAAFCLGANAQFLYVNDATCLMTEYSREELLSMRLHDIDVDFSLHNWSDIISQGSLTFKSRYRTKRGRIFLVEISISYVKDQDMEFGCAFAREKTDEIVELSVQKWTDELRDAKDNLQQEFSQLKAKEVELETSLSLLRSTLESTAIGIVAVNFEGDILSLNQKFVEMWQIPESLILSKKCPQSKSFFENKLKDPQAFNRFIWEVSSQSDFESYDILELKDGRIFAHYSKPQLLGDKIIGRVWSIWDITESKQTEEALRLNAARFRTLAETTDASTFLIQGTRLCYINPAVEKLTGYTKEELLTDFGLRRLIKSKKRRQVRNQAEAANFEYQEINILTKNGTERWLACAVAMLDGVLDFGGNPVELIAGIDITDYKYAELGLNQALEQAKQLSELRARFLSMVCHQFRTPLNIVSFSNSLLKEEVDKRTQKKIQPLLDHIQKATEQLGQMLDDILFFSKAESAKINFQPKPLELVDFCNDLVAQMQMSVSQNPIYLVSADKSLTACIDKKLLEPILKNLLDNAIKYSPSNMAIELKLYCKNKKLIFQVKDMGIGISVADQQRIFEPFYRGSNIDHIPGTGLGLSILKTLVDLHQGQVSVESEVGVGTTFTVMLPLIKSEFTSSEL, from the coding sequence ATGAATTCTGGCGAATATACACTAGCTAGATCAAACAATCAATGGGCGCTACAACCAGAAGTAGAGATGAAGTTTGCTCACTTCCTAATAAATCAAACTGTAGATGCTGCCTTTTGTTTAGGAGCAAACGCGCAGTTTCTTTATGTCAACGATGCCACTTGCCTAATGACTGAGTATTCCCGTGAGGAATTACTATCCATGAGGCTGCATGATATAGATGTAGACTTTTCTCTACACAATTGGTCAGATATTATTTCACAGGGTTCCCTTACCTTTAAATCTCGCTACAGGACAAAAAGAGGTCGGATCTTTCTGGTAGAAATATCCATTAGCTATGTAAAAGACCAAGATATGGAATTTGGCTGTGCCTTTGCTCGTGAGAAAACCGATGAAATAGTAGAACTGAGCGTGCAAAAGTGGACTGATGAATTAAGGGATGCCAAAGACAATTTGCAACAGGAATTTTCTCAACTCAAGGCAAAAGAAGTAGAACTAGAAACATCTTTATCTTTACTTCGTTCTACTCTGGAATCTACTGCCATTGGTATTGTTGCAGTTAACTTTGAGGGAGATATTCTGAGTTTGAATCAGAAATTTGTAGAGATGTGGCAGATCCCGGAGTCCCTAATACTATCTAAGAAATGTCCTCAATCTAAAAGCTTTTTTGAGAACAAACTTAAAGACCCACAAGCCTTTAATCGGTTTATTTGGGAAGTGTCTAGCCAATCTGATTTTGAGAGCTACGACATTCTGGAGTTGAAAGATGGAAGAATTTTTGCCCACTACTCTAAACCTCAGTTGTTGGGGGACAAAATTATTGGTAGAGTGTGGAGTATTTGGGACATTACCGAATCAAAACAAACTGAAGAAGCATTACGGCTAAACGCAGCTAGATTTCGGACTTTAGCAGAAACGACAGATGCCAGCACTTTTTTAATTCAAGGCACGCGACTTTGCTACATAAATCCAGCAGTGGAGAAACTCACTGGCTACACAAAAGAGGAACTGCTAACAGACTTTGGACTGCGCCGACTGATTAAAAGCAAAAAACGTAGGCAGGTACGCAACCAGGCTGAAGCAGCTAACTTTGAATACCAGGAGATAAATATTTTAACAAAAAACGGCACGGAGCGCTGGCTAGCCTGTGCGGTTGCCATGCTAGATGGAGTGTTGGATTTTGGAGGAAACCCAGTCGAACTGATTGCAGGTATCGATATTACCGATTACAAATATGCAGAATTAGGTCTGAACCAAGCTTTAGAACAAGCGAAACAACTTAGCGAACTTAGAGCGCGTTTTCTTTCTATGGTTTGCCATCAATTCCGGACTCCGCTGAATATTGTTTCATTTTCTAATAGTTTACTAAAGGAAGAAGTAGACAAACGCACACAGAAGAAAATACAACCATTACTCGATCACATTCAAAAAGCCACCGAACAACTCGGCCAGATGTTGGATGATATTTTGTTCTTCTCTAAGGCAGAATCAGCAAAAATAAACTTTCAGCCAAAACCGCTTGAGTTAGTTGATTTTTGTAATGATTTAGTTGCACAGATGCAGATGAGTGTTAGCCAAAATCCGATTTATCTTGTAAGTGCAGATAAGTCACTAACAGCCTGTATAGATAAAAAATTGTTAGAGCCTATATTGAAGAATTTGCTCGACAATGCAATAAAATATTCCCCCTCCAATATGGCAATTGAGTTGAAACTCTATTGCAAAAATAAAAAATTAATTTTCCAGGTAAAAGATATGGGAATTGGTATTTCAGTAGCAGATCAACAACGAATATTTGAGCCATTTTACCGTGGTAGTAATATTGATCATATACCTGGGACTGGACTAGGACTATCGATTCTTAAAACTCTTGTAGATTTACATCAGGGTCAAGTCTCTGTAGAAAGTGAAGTTGGTGTGGGCACTACGTTTACTGTGATGTTGCCATTAATCAAATCAGAGTTTACCAGTTCCGAGTTATGA